A genomic segment from Vespa crabro chromosome 25, iyVesCrab1.2, whole genome shotgun sequence encodes:
- the LOC124432526 gene encoding cytochrome P450 6a2-like — MSLLLLVLVLCGILALYIYCRRIYSYWDKQGIPEAPYYLPIVGHSLPLLLLQKSIRQLAASWYDQYKNNSMVGYYDGVLPGLLIRDPELIKTVLLTNFTNFPVTAMKIDKNLDPLLAKHPFFLKGEEWLIGRKRLTYAFSSMRLKILSETVRKVSKKLDDYLYRKIKENERIEFETRDLFGRFTGEVVANAGFGIEGYCFDDNYNPQSFHEIGKKIFSISWLQSALQSIAFLLPIINNYLKIRFIPKDIDHFFRMIVKQVIEKRRTENEKRNDFFQLMVDLEKSEGEKFDEESLTSHAVTFFIDGYETSSMTLSFICFDLSVHYDIQEKLRKEIKDVLDKYQGEITYDSLKEMTYLDQVINESQRINTLLNTMTRICTDKIQLKGNDGLTCTVEPGTKIIISLQSLQKDPKYWINPEAFDPDRWNEERKANINKYCFLPFGEGPRMCVGLRMALLQMKAALVTILMKYRIERNPRTSYPPKISTFGIMLTPIDGLWIYLTRL, encoded by the coding sequence ATGAGTTTATTACTCCTCGTACTTGTACTATGCGGAATATTGGCGCTGTACATTTATTGCCGAAGGATATACAGTTATTGGGATAAACAAGGTATACCAGAGGCACCATATTATTTACCAATCGTTGGTCACTCCTtgccattgttattattgcaaaaaagTATACGCCAATTGGCAGCTAGTTGGTACGATCAGTACAAGAACAACAGTATGGTTGGTTATTACGACGGTGTATTACCAGGATTATTGATAAGGGATCCTGAATTGATTAAAACTGTACTGTTAACGAATTTCACGAATTTCCCAGTGACCGCAATGAAGATCGATAAGAATTTAGATCCTTTGTTAGCCAAGcatccattttttttaaaaggagaaGAATGGTTAATCGGTAGGAAAAGATTGACCTATGCGTTTTCTAGTAtgcgattgaaaatattatcagaGACCGTACGTAAAGTTTCCAAGAAGCTTGACGATTATTTGTACAGAAAGAtcaaagagaatgaaaggatCGAATTTGAGACCAGGGATCTATTTGGTAGATTTACCGGCGAGGTTGTCGCCAATGCTGGTTTCGGTATCGAAGGATATtgtttcgatgataattacaatCCGCAATCGTTCCATGAGATTGGTAAAAAGATATTCTCTATAAGCTGGTTACAAAGTGCTTTGCAATCGATAGCATTCCTCTTACcgattataaacaattatttaaaaatacgatTTATACCGAAGGATATAGATCATTTCTTTCGAATGATCGTTAAACAGGTAATAGAAAAGAGACGAACAGAGAATGAAAAACGTAACGATTTCTTTCAATTAATGGTAGACCTTGAAAAAAGCGAAGGAGAAAAGTTCGACGAGGAATCATTGACGAGTCATGCAGTCACGTTCTTCATAGACGGATACGAAACATCATCGATGACCTTGAGCTTTATTTGTTTTGATCTTTCCGTACATTACGATATACAAGAAAAATTGAGGAAAGAGATCAAAGATGTATTAGATAAATATCAAGGTGAGATAACTTATGATTCCTTAAAAGAGATGACGTATTTGGATCAAGTGATAAATGAGTCCCAaagaataaatacattattgaATACAATGACTCGAATATGTACCGATAAGATTCAATTGAAAGGTAACGATGGTTTAACTTGCACAGTTGAACCAGGtacaaagattattatatcgCTTCAGTCGTTACAAAAAGATCCAAAATATTGGATCAATCCGGAAGCGTTTGATCCAGATCGATGgaacgaagaaaggaaagccaacattaataaatattgttttttaccATTTGGTGAAGGTCCAAGAATGTGCGTTGGACTTAGGATGGCATTGTTACAGATGAAAGCTGCACTTGTAAccatattaatgaaatatagaaTCGAACGAAACCCAAGGACTAGTTATCCGCCTAAAATCAGCACTTTTGGGATAATGTTGACACCGATCGACGGGCTTTGGATTTATCTGACACgtctttaa
- the LOC124432529 gene encoding cytochrome P450 6j1-like, translating into MSLLLLILLLCGLLALYIYCRRIYNYWDRQGIPVAPYSIPIVGHLLPLLLLQKNISQLVANWYERYKNNSMIGYYDGMVPGLIVRDPELVKMVLQTNFTNFHENAMKVDQDVDPLMAKNPFFSKGEIWLVGRKRLTYAFSSMRLKILSETVRKVCKKFDDYLSRKIKDDQRIEFETKDLFGRFTGEVVANAGYGIEGFCFDDNYNPQSFHEIGKKIFKTTWFHGTLQSLMFFLPFLNNYLKIRLIPKDIDHFFRTIVKQVIDKRREENEKRNDFFQLMVDLEKSEGQKFDEESLSAHALSFFVDGYETSSATLSFICFELSIHCDIQEKLRKEIKQVLDKHQGEITYDSLKEMTYLDQVINESQRMHTLLDIMGKMCTDNIELKANDGLTCKVEPGTKIIIPIKLLQNDPKYWINPEAFDPDRWNEQRKSEINKYCFLPFGEGPRICVGLRMGLLQVKASLVTLLMKYRVERNPRTSYPVKIGLLGILSTPIDGLWVYLKRL; encoded by the coding sequence ATGAGCTTGTTACTTTTGATACTCTTACTATGTGGATTATTGgcattgtatatttattgccgcaggatatataattattgggaTAGACAAGGTATACCAGTGGCACCTTATTCCATACCAATCGTTGGTCAcctgttaccattgttattattgcaaaaaaaTATCTCACAATTGGTAGCAAATTGGTACGAacgttataagaataatagtatgaTTGGTTATTACGATGGTATGGTACCGGGATTAATAGTACGGGATCCTGAATTGGTTAAGATGGTACTGCAAACGAATTTCACGAATTTCCATGAAAATGCAATGAAGGTTGATCAGGACGTTGATCCGTTGATGGCTAAGAATCCATTTTTTTCGAAAGGCGAGATATGGTTGGTAGGTAGAAAAAGATTGACATATGCGTTTTCGAGTAtgcgattgaaaatattatcagaGACCGTACGTAAAGTTTGTAAAAAGTTTGACGATTATTTGTCTCGAAAGATTAAAGATGATCAAAGGATCGAATTTGAGACGAAAGATCTATTTGGTAGATTTACTGGTGAAGTTGTAGCCAATGCAGGATACGGCATCGAAGGTTTTTGTTtcgacgataattataatccaCAATCGTTTCATGAGATTGGTAAAAAGATATTCAAGACTACCTGGTTTCATGGTACATTGCAATCATTAATGTTCTTCCttccatttttaaataattatttaaaaatacgatTAATACCAAAGGACATTGATCATTTCTTTCGAACGATCGTTAAACAGGTGATCGATAAAAGAcgagaagagaatgaaaagcgtaatgatttttttcaattaatggTCGATCTTGAAAAAAGTGAGGGTCAAAAGTTCGACGAGGAATCATTGTCCGCACATGCATTATCATTCTTCGTCGATGGTTATGAAACATCATCGGCTACCTTGAGCTTCATTTGTTTCGAATTATCGATACATTGCGACATACAAGAAAAACTTAGGAAAGAAATCAAACAAGTATTGGATAAACATCAAGGAGAGATTACTTATGATTCCTTGAAAGAGATGACGTATCTGGATCAAGTGATTAACGAATCGCAAAGAATGCATACGTTATTGGATATAATGGGAAAAATGtgtaccgataatatcgaattaaaagCTAACGATGGATTAACTTGTAAAGTTGAACCAggtacaaaaataattataccgattaaattattacaaaatgatCCTAAATATTGGATCAATCCGGAAGCATTTGATCCAGATCGATGGAACGAACAAAGAAAatctgaaattaataaatattgctTTTTACCATTCGGTGAAGGGCCAAGAATTTGTGTTGGCCTTAGGATGGGATTGTTACAGGTCAAAGCTTCACTTGTTACtctattaatgaaatatagagTAGAGAGAAATCCAAGAACATCTTATCCAGTAAAAATTGGCCTTTTGGGTATATTATCGACCCCTATAGATGGCCTTTGGGTTTATCTGAAACGTCTATAA
- the LOC124432527 gene encoding cytochrome P450 6j1-like produces the protein MNLLMLVLTLCGILTLYIYCRKIYSYWNRQGIPEVPYSLPIIGHLLPLLLLQKSIPQMVINWYDRYKNNSMVGYYDGTLPGLLIRDPELIKMVLQTNFTNFHENALKVDKDVDPLVAKNPFFLKGEEWLINRKRLTYAFSSMRLKILSETVRKVCKKFDDYLYKKIEDDQRIEFETKDLFSRFTGEVVANAGYGIEGFCFDDNYNPQSFHEMGKKLFRIGWLQSALQSIMFFLPFLNNYLKIQFIPKDIDHFFRTIVKQIIEKRREEKEKRNDFFQLMIDLEKSENQKFDEESLSANALSFFVDGYETSSATLSFICFELSIHCDIQEKLRKEIKQVLDKHQGEITYDSLKEMTYLDQVINESQRLNTVLDIMSKICTDGIQLKGNDDLTCKVEPGTKMIIPVRSLHRDPKYWINPEAFDPDRWNEQRKSEINKYCFLPFGEGPRICVGLRMALLQIKAAIVTLLMKYRIERNSRTCYPVKIQKFGILSTPIDGLWVYLRRL, from the coding sequence atgaATTTGTTAATGCTCGTACTCACATTATGCGGAATATTgacattgtatatttattgcCGCAAAATATATAGTTATTGGAACAGACAAGGTATACCAGAGGTACCATATTCCTTACCAATCATTGGTCACctgttaccattattattattgcaaaaaagTATCCCGCAAATGGTAATAAATTGGTATGATCGTTACAAGAACAACAGTATGGTTGGTTATTACGATGGTACATTACCGGGATTATTGATAAGGGATCCTGAATTGATTAAGATGGTACTGCAAACGAATTTCACGAATTTCCATGAAAACGCATTGAAGGTCGACAAAGATGTAGATCCATTGGTAGCCAAGaatccattttttttaaaaggagaaGAATGGTTGATCAATAGGAAAAGATTGACCTATGCGTTTTCGAGTAtgcgattgaaaatattatcagaGACCGTACGTAAAGTTTGTAAAAAGTTTGAcgattatttgtataaaaagatCGAAGATGATCAAAGGATCGAATTTGAGACGAAAGATCTATTCAGTAGATTTACTGGTGAAGTTGTCGCCAATGCAGGATACGGCATTGAAGGTTTTtgtttcgatgataattataatccaCAATCGTTCCATGAGATGGGTAAAAAGTTATTCAGGATAGGCTGGTTACAAAGTGCTTTGCAATCAATAATGTTTTTCCTTCCgtttctaaataattatttaaaaatacaatttatacCAAAGGACATTGATCATTTCTTTCGAACGATCGTTAAACAGATAATAGAGAAGAGacgtgaagagaaagaaaagcgtaatgatttttttcaattaatgatCGACCttgaaaaaagtgaaaatcaAAAGTTCGACGAGGAATCATTATCGGCAAATGCATTATCATTCTTCGTCGATGGTTACGAAACATCATCGGCTACCTTGAGCTTCATTTGTTTCGAATTATCGATACATTGCGACATACAAGAAAAACTTAGGAAAGAAATCAAACAAGTATTGGATAAACATCAAGGAGAGATTACTTATGATTCCTTGAAAGAGATGACGTATCTGGATCAAGTGATTAACGAATCGCAAAGATTAAATACGGTCTTGGATATAATGAGCAAAATATGTACCGATGGTATTCAATTGAAAGGTAACGATGATTTAACATGTAAAGTCGAACCAGGAACAAAAATGATTATACCAGTTCGTTCGTTACACAGAGATCCTAAATATTGGATCAATCCGGAAGCATTTGATCCAGATCGATGGAACGAACAAAGAAAatctgaaattaataaatattgctTTTTACCATTTGGTGAAGGACCAAGAATTTGTGTTGGTCTTAGAATGGCATTGTTACAGATCAAAGCTGCCATTGTGACcctattaatgaaatatcgaatagaaagaaattcaaGAACCTGTTATCCAGTTAAAATCCAGAAGTTTGGTATATTGTCGACACCGATCGACGGTCTTTGGGTTTATCTGAGacgtctttaa